In the genome of Raphanus sativus cultivar WK10039 chromosome 4, ASM80110v3, whole genome shotgun sequence, one region contains:
- the LOC108832658 gene encoding glutathione S-transferase T3-like translates to MPLTLLPGHDTLVFRSHELTGASPCTIVAPKDHIQDQGHDIISAWLNTSKDPVVNNEQRASAFWRRVADYYAASQEATATQRGMKNCKHRWHRINDEVSKFCGAYEAATREKKSGQNENDVLKNAHRIFLAIKNKKFTMEHAWKELRNDQKWCDIGTAKTDGRTKKRKCDEVAESSPSEATANKRPRGIKAAKASGKKKAQSLGEFEGMWTIKREDLKMKQGNHRISLLDKLMGKKEPLTESEKALEQKLIDDMMSP, encoded by the coding sequence atgcccttaaccttacttccaggccatgatacccttgtctttaggtcacatgagctgactggtgcgtctccttgcaccatagtcgctcctaaggatcatatccaggatcagggacatgacatcATCAGCGCATGGCTAAACACGAGCAAAGATCCCGTGGTTAACAACGAGCAAAGAGCAAGTGCATTTTGGAGAAGAGTTGCTGACTACTATGCTGCAAGTCAGGAGGCTACTGCAACTCAGAGAGGGATGAAGAACTGCAAGCATCGATGGCACAGAATCAATGACGAAGTCTCCAAGTTCTGTGGTGCGTATGAAGCGGCTACTAGGGAGAAAAAAAGTGGCCAAAACGAGAATGATGTACTCAAGAATGCTCATCGCATATTCCTCGCCATTAAGAATAAGAAGTTCACAATGGAACACGCATGGAAGGAGCTCCGCAACGACCAGAAGTGGTGCGACATTGGTACTGCTAAAACCGATGGGAGGACGAAGAAGAGGAAGTGTGACGAAGTTGCAGAATCATCTCCCTCGGAAGCTACTGCAAACAAGCGTCCTCGTGGCATTAAAGCTGCAAAGGCGAGTGGTAAGAAGAAGGCGCAATCACTGGGCGAGTTTGAGGGTATGTGGACAATCAAGCGTGAAGATTTGAAAATGAAACAGGGTAACCATAGGATTAGTCTGCTTGACAAGCTTATGGGAAAAAAGGAACCTCTAACGGAGAGTGAGAAAGCCCTCGAGCAGAAGCTCATTGATGACATGATGTCTCCTTAG
- the LOC108832657 gene encoding transmembrane ascorbate ferrireductase 2, with product MVVPMLGGFPIFLVVRVLGFTIAVLVLTWTVHYRGGLALSSDNKDLIFNVHPVLMVIGLILFNGEAMLAYKSVQGTKNLKKLVHLTLQFAAFILSLVGVWAALKFHIDKGIENFYSLHSWLGLACLFLFAFQWASGFVTYWYPGGSRNSRASLMPWHVFLGVAIYALALVTVTTGILEKLTFLQVNQVITRYSTEAMLVNTMGVLILVLGGFVVLGVVTPHHGKDQVLTQ from the exons ATGGTGGTCCCGATGCTTGGTGGGTTTCCGATCTTTTTGGTGGTGAGAGTTCTGGGTTTCACCATTGCTGTTTTGGTTCTGACATGGACTGTTCACTACAGAGGAGGATTAGCTCTTTCCTCCGATAACAAAGATCTCATCTTCAAT GTTCATCCAGTTTTGATGGTGATTGGGCTAATactcttcaatggtgaag CAATGTTAGCATACAAGTCAGTTCAAGGTACAAAGAACTTGAAGAAACTGGTTCATCTTACACTGCAATTCGCTGCTTTTATCCTAAGTTTAGTCGGAGTATGGGCTGCTCTTAAGTTCCACATCGACAAAGGGATTGAAAATTTCTACAGTCTGCATTCATGGCTCGGCTTAGCTTGTCTCTTTCTCTTCGCTTTTCAG TGGGCTTCAGGGTTTGTGACTTACTGGTACCCGGGTGGTTCAAGAAACAGCCGAGCCAGCTTAATGCCTTGGCACGTGTTCTTAGGGGTTGCCATCTATGCATTGGCTTTGGTGACTGTAACCACAGGGATACTGGAGAAGTTGACGTTCCTGCAAGTGAACCAGGTGATAACTCGGTATTCCACAGAGGCCATGTTAGTTAACACGATGGGTGTTCTGATTCTTGTTCTCGGCGGTTTCGTGGTGCTCGGTGTGGTTACTCCACACCACGGCAAAGACCAAGTCCTTACTCAATAG
- the LOC108848633 gene encoding LOW QUALITY PROTEIN: uncharacterized protein LOC108848633 (The sequence of the model RefSeq protein was modified relative to this genomic sequence to represent the inferred CDS: inserted 1 base in 1 codon) codes for MESRRNPRAVVDPKVRQVGFFTSSQPDSTHQPDPISSESHPVVVSSSISPSGNSLSPVMIPPPRHNSSDTFPLRTAAAAASAVSPSSFSYSTRRDFPDASTTAAASPGRVSRGSFSKPSSSLPXVGMDSMAAAKSSSVPASGLTTVSVVVNMPPGLSEKESDHKKNSKPLKEKTTKAERRALQEAQRAAKAAAKAEGGKAPLVSSGSVASTNVKATKPAKPSSQKNDVAVVAAGAGPPEKKGGPSEKDRKKDAPHPRMQYDDESRVVKAKRRAVVKQTEAKNRVELFRHLPQYEHGTQLPDLQTKFFQLDPMHPAVYKVGLQYLSGDISGGNARCIAMLQAFQEVVRDYSTPPEKTLNRDMTAKISSYVSFLIECRPLSVSMGNAIRFVKNRIAKLPVTLSESEAKAALQSDIERFINEKIIMADTVIVKHAVTKIRDGDVLLTYGSPTAVEMVLLHAHELKKKFRVLVVDSRPKLDGQLLLRRLIKRGINCTYTHINAVSYIMHEVTKVFLGASSVLSNGTVYSRVGTACVAMVASAFRVPVLVCCEAYKLHERVQLDSICSNELGDPNAISKVHAREDINYLDGLTNNANLQFLNLMYDATPSDYISMIITDYGMVPPTSVPVIVREYQKEHSLV; via the exons CTCGCCACAACTCCTCCGACACCTTCCCCCTCCgcaccgccgccgccgccgcatCCGCCGTCTCTCCTTCCTCCTTCTCCTACTCCACCCGCCGCGATTTCCCCGACGCATCGACGACGGCGGCGGCGTCTCCTGGACGCGTTTCCAGGGGGAGTTTCTCGAAGCCGTCTTCTTCTCTTC GCGTGGGGATGGATTCCATGGCGGCGGCTAAATCCAGCAGTGTTCCGGCTAGTGGATTGACTACTGTCTCCGTCGTCGTGAATATGCCTCCTGGACTCTCtg AGAAGGAGAGTGACCATAAGAAGAACTCTAAGCCGTTGAAAGAGAAAACCACCAAAGCTGAGAGACGAGCTCTTCAAGAAGCTCAAAGAGCTGCCAAAGCTGCTGCTAAag CTGAAGGTGGGAAGGCGCCACTAGTGAGCTCAGGCTCTGTGGCTTCGACAAATGTTAAAGCTACTAAACCAGCAAAGCCCTCTTCTCAGAAGAACGACGTAGCTGTTGTTGCTGCTGGTGCTGGACCACCTGAGAAGAAGGGAGGCCCGTCTGAGAAAGATAGGAAGAAAGATGCTCCGCATCCCCGCATGCAATACGATGACGAGAGCAGAGTCGTCAAGGCGAAAAGACGTGCTGTTGTCAAACAGACCGAAGCTAAAAACAGGGTTGAGCTGTTTAGGCATTTGCCTCAGTACGAGCATGGCACTCAGCTTCCTGATCTCCAGACAAAGTTCTTCCAACTTGACCCTATGCATCCTGCTGTCTACAAG GTTGGTCTTCAGTATCTTTCCGGGGATATATCTGGTGGCAATGCCAGATGCATTGCGATGCTTCAAGCGTTCCAAGAGGTCGTCAGAGATTATTCGACACCCCCTGAGAAGACTCTCAACAGAGACATGACGGCGAAGATAAGTAGCTACGTGTCTTTCCTCATAGAGTGCCGCCCGCTTTCGGTTAGTATGGGAAACGCTATCCGATTCGTGAAGAACAGGATCGCCAAGCTGCCTGTAACACTTTCTGAATCTGAAGCAAAAGCTGCTCTTCAGTCAGATATCGAACGGTTCATCAACGAGAAGATCATAATGGCAGATACGGTGATAGTCAAACACGCTGTCACTAAGATAAGAGATGGTGATGTCCTTCTGACCTATGGATCTCCAACTGCTGTCGAGATGGTGTTATTACACGCGCATGAACTCAAGAAGAAGTTCCGTGTCTTGGTGGTGGATTCTCGTCCGAAGCTTGATGGACAGCTACTGCTCCGTAGATTGATCAAACGTGGCATCAACTGTACATACACTCATATAAACGCCGTTTCGTATATCATGCACGAAGTCACCAAAGTGTTTTTGGGGGCTTCATCGGTTTTGTCAAACGGAACGGTTTACTCGAGGGTCGGGACTGCTTGCGTTGCAATGGTTGCAAGTGCATTCCGTGTTCCTGTGCTTGTATGTTGCGAAGCTTACAAGCTCCATGAGAGGGTGCAACTCGATTCCATATGCTCCAATGAGCTCG GTGATCCAAATGCTATTTCGAAAGTTCATGCAAGAGAAGACATAAACTACTTAGATGGTTTGACCAATAACGCAAACTTGCAGTTTCTGAACTTAAT GTATGACGCTACTCCGTCAGATTACATTTCCATGATAATCACAGACTATGGCATG GTGCCTCCCACGAGTGTGCCTGTCATTGTGAGAGAGTATCAGAAAGAACACTCGCTTGTCTAA